In Musa acuminata AAA Group cultivar baxijiao chromosome BXJ3-11, Cavendish_Baxijiao_AAA, whole genome shotgun sequence, one DNA window encodes the following:
- the LOC135652953 gene encoding reticulon-like protein B23 isoform X2 yields MAEGERRAATEETLASAEEGRVEVGRPAVLLVCGTLVYYHCAYRGSSLLSLVSDVLIVLLCSLAILGMLFRQMNISVPVDPLEWQISQDTANTIVACLANTVGAAESVLRVAATGHDKRLFVKVVFTLYLLSALGRVASGATIAYAGLCILCLYFFAQSSELVSRCASRFSKRRDSSGEV; encoded by the exons ATGGCGGAGGGAGAACGGAGGGCGGCGACGGAGGAGACGTTGGCATCGGCGGAGGAGGGGAGGGTGGAGGTGGGGCGGCCGGCGGTGTTGCTGGTTTGCGGGACCCTGGTGTACTACCACTGCGCGTACCGGGGGTCGAGCCTTCTCTCCCTCGTCTCCGACGTCCTCATCGTCCTCCTCTGCTCCCTTGCCATCCTCGGCATGCTCTTCCGCCAGATGAACATCTC GGTGCCTGTGGATCCTCTTGAATGGCAGATATCTCAAGATACAGCTAACACCATTGTTGCTTGCTTGGCTAATACAGTCGGAGCAGCGGAGTCTGTGTTAAGGGTTGCTGCAACAGGGCATGATAAGCGACTGTTTGTTAAG GTGGTTTTTACACTGTACCTCTTGTCAGCTTTGGGACGTGTAGCTTCAGGTGCGACGATTGCATATGCTG GACTGTGCATCTTATGTCTCTACTTTTTTGCCCAAAGTTCTGAGCTCGTATCTAGGTGCGCTTCTCGGTTCTCCAAGAGAAGAGACTCTTCTGGTGAAGTGTAG
- the LOC135652953 gene encoding reticulon-like protein B22 isoform X3, producing the protein MAEGERRAATEETLASAEEGRVEVGRPAVLLVCGTLVYYHCAYRGSSLLSLVSDVLIVLLCSLAILGMLFRQMNISVPVDPLEWQISQDTANTIVACLANTVGAAESVLRVAATGHDKRLFVKVVFTLYLLSALGRVASGLCILCLYFFAQSSELVSRCASRFSKRRDSSGEV; encoded by the exons ATGGCGGAGGGAGAACGGAGGGCGGCGACGGAGGAGACGTTGGCATCGGCGGAGGAGGGGAGGGTGGAGGTGGGGCGGCCGGCGGTGTTGCTGGTTTGCGGGACCCTGGTGTACTACCACTGCGCGTACCGGGGGTCGAGCCTTCTCTCCCTCGTCTCCGACGTCCTCATCGTCCTCCTCTGCTCCCTTGCCATCCTCGGCATGCTCTTCCGCCAGATGAACATCTC GGTGCCTGTGGATCCTCTTGAATGGCAGATATCTCAAGATACAGCTAACACCATTGTTGCTTGCTTGGCTAATACAGTCGGAGCAGCGGAGTCTGTGTTAAGGGTTGCTGCAACAGGGCATGATAAGCGACTGTTTGTTAAG GTGGTTTTTACACTGTACCTCTTGTCAGCTTTGGGACGTGTAGCTTCAG GACTGTGCATCTTATGTCTCTACTTTTTTGCCCAAAGTTCTGAGCTCGTATCTAGGTGCGCTTCTCGGTTCTCCAAGAGAAGAGACTCTTCTGGTGAAGTGTAG
- the LOC135652953 gene encoding reticulon-like protein B23 isoform X1 — translation MAEGERRAATEETLASAEEGRVEVGRPAVLLVCGTLVYYHCAYRGSSLLSLVSDVLIVLLCSLAILGMLFRQMNISVPVDPLEWQISQDTANTIVACLANTVGAAESVLRVAATGHDKRLFVKVVFTLYLLSALGRVASGATIAYAGKEHWGFSSHFFYCLLFHLIVFIEILNLKLNPSTSPLVSFSCSAPNNYTMNHLSCNFATSRISDI, via the exons ATGGCGGAGGGAGAACGGAGGGCGGCGACGGAGGAGACGTTGGCATCGGCGGAGGAGGGGAGGGTGGAGGTGGGGCGGCCGGCGGTGTTGCTGGTTTGCGGGACCCTGGTGTACTACCACTGCGCGTACCGGGGGTCGAGCCTTCTCTCCCTCGTCTCCGACGTCCTCATCGTCCTCCTCTGCTCCCTTGCCATCCTCGGCATGCTCTTCCGCCAGATGAACATCTC GGTGCCTGTGGATCCTCTTGAATGGCAGATATCTCAAGATACAGCTAACACCATTGTTGCTTGCTTGGCTAATACAGTCGGAGCAGCGGAGTCTGTGTTAAGGGTTGCTGCAACAGGGCATGATAAGCGACTGTTTGTTAAG GTGGTTTTTACACTGTACCTCTTGTCAGCTTTGGGACGTGTAGCTTCAGGTGCGACGATTGCATATGCTGGTAAAGAACACTGGGGCTTCTCATCCCACTTCTTCTATTGCTTACTTTTCCATCTTATTGTATTTATCGAAATCCTAAACTTAAAACTTAACCCATCTACTTCACCATTAGTTTCTTTCTCCTGCTCTGCCCCGAACAACTACACCATGAATCATCTGAGTTGTAACTTTGCTACCAGTCGAATATCTGATATTTGA